A part of Quatrionicoccus australiensis genomic DNA contains:
- the ovoA gene encoding 5-histidylcysteine sulfoxide synthase → MSQPIFPQTPRLTGSDAESMRQQILAYFHATFDRYEQLFEVLKDDAAYTVKPIALRHPLIFYFGHTATFFINKLVLAGLLEERINPQFESMFAIGVDEMSWDDLNDARYDWPTVAAVRAYRKQVRQTVDHLIRSKTLSLPINWDNPWWVILMGIEHERIHLETSSVLIRQHRLDYVQPHPDWEPCRESSLAPQNTLVDIPAASFRLGRDRSEPQIYGWDNEFGRHPASTGNFQASRHLVSNQEFLAFVEAGGYADDALWTEEGRAWKTFAQAEQPTFWIRQGRQWRLRLMLEEVPMPWNWPVETNQHEAKAFCNWLARQTNQPVRLPTEDEWQALRLFAGVPDLPGDGPDANLGLAHFASSCAVDRYAHGPLFDVIGNVWQWLETPIYPLPGFEVHPCYDDFTTPTFDDRHNLIKGGSWISCGNEAAPVSRYAFRRHFFQHAGFRYVVSDAPAGRPASHYETDRLVSEYIEFHYGAEYYGVPNFPLTLARMAISAMGNKPAGKALDLGCATGRASFELARHFNKVTGIDFSARFIGIGTQLIEQGRLGYTLVDEGELLSHKECSLAEHDLASVAGKVEFFQGDACNLKPIFTGYDLILAANLIDRLYSPARFLESVHERLNPGGLLMLTSPYTWLEEHTKREEWIGGFKKDGENLTTLDGLKAMLGEHFRLVNGPLEVPFVIRETKRKFQHTLAEVTIWERR, encoded by the coding sequence ATGTCCCAGCCCATTTTTCCCCAAACGCCACGGTTGACCGGTAGCGATGCCGAGTCGATGCGGCAGCAGATCCTCGCTTACTTTCACGCCACCTTCGACCGCTACGAGCAACTGTTCGAGGTGCTCAAGGACGATGCGGCCTATACCGTCAAGCCGATCGCGCTGCGCCATCCGCTGATCTTCTACTTCGGCCACACCGCAACCTTCTTCATCAACAAGCTGGTACTGGCCGGCCTGCTTGAAGAACGCATCAATCCGCAATTCGAGTCGATGTTCGCCATCGGCGTCGATGAAATGAGCTGGGATGATCTCAACGACGCGCGTTACGACTGGCCGACCGTAGCCGCGGTGCGCGCCTACCGCAAGCAGGTGCGCCAGACGGTCGACCACCTGATCCGGAGCAAAACGCTCAGCCTGCCGATCAACTGGGACAACCCGTGGTGGGTGATCCTGATGGGCATCGAGCACGAACGCATCCATCTCGAAACCTCGTCGGTGTTGATCCGCCAGCACCGGCTCGACTACGTGCAGCCGCACCCGGACTGGGAACCCTGCCGCGAGAGCAGCCTGGCGCCGCAAAACACCCTGGTCGATATCCCCGCCGCCAGTTTCCGCCTTGGCCGCGACCGCAGCGAGCCGCAAATCTACGGCTGGGACAACGAATTCGGCCGCCACCCGGCGTCGACCGGTAACTTCCAGGCCAGCCGCCATCTCGTCTCCAACCAGGAATTCCTCGCCTTCGTCGAGGCCGGCGGCTATGCCGACGATGCGCTGTGGACGGAAGAAGGCCGCGCCTGGAAAACTTTTGCCCAGGCGGAACAGCCGACTTTCTGGATCCGCCAGGGCCGCCAGTGGCGCCTGCGCCTGATGCTCGAAGAAGTGCCGATGCCCTGGAACTGGCCGGTCGAAACCAACCAGCACGAGGCCAAGGCCTTCTGCAACTGGCTGGCCCGCCAGACCAACCAGCCGGTACGTCTGCCGACCGAAGACGAATGGCAGGCGCTGCGCCTGTTCGCCGGCGTCCCCGACCTGCCCGGCGACGGCCCGGATGCCAATCTCGGACTGGCGCATTTTGCCTCCAGTTGCGCGGTCGACCGCTACGCGCACGGCCCGCTCTTCGATGTGATCGGCAACGTCTGGCAATGGCTGGAAACGCCGATTTACCCGCTCCCGGGTTTCGAAGTCCATCCCTGCTACGACGATTTCACGACACCAACCTTCGACGACCGCCACAACCTGATCAAGGGCGGCTCGTGGATTTCCTGCGGCAACGAAGCCGCGCCGGTTTCGCGCTACGCCTTCCGCCGCCACTTCTTCCAGCACGCCGGTTTCCGTTATGTCGTCAGCGACGCGCCAGCCGGCCGCCCGGCCTCGCATTACGAAACCGACCGCCTGGTCTCCGAGTACATAGAATTCCACTACGGCGCCGAATACTACGGCGTGCCCAACTTCCCGCTGACCCTGGCCCGCATGGCGATCAGCGCCATGGGTAACAAGCCGGCCGGCAAGGCCCTCGACCTCGGCTGCGCCACCGGCCGTGCCAGCTTCGAGCTGGCGCGCCATTTCAACAAGGTCACCGGCATCGATTTCTCGGCCCGTTTCATCGGCATCGGCACGCAACTGATCGAACAGGGCCGGCTCGGCTACACCCTGGTCGATGAAGGCGAGCTGCTCAGCCACAAGGAATGCAGCCTGGCCGAACACGATCTGGCAAGCGTCGCCGGCAAGGTCGAGTTCTTCCAGGGCGACGCCTGCAACCTCAAGCCCATCTTCACCGGCTACGACCTGATCCTCGCCGCCAACCTGATCGACCGCCTGTACAGCCCGGCCCGCTTCCTGGAAAGCGTGCACGAACGCCTCAACCCCGGCGGCCTGCTCATGCTGACCTCGCCCTACACCTGGCTGGAAGAACACACCAAACGCGAGGAGTGGATCGGCGGCTTCAAGAAGGACGGCGAGAACCTGACCACGCTCGATGGCCTGAAAGCCATGCTGGGCGAACACTTCCGGCTGGTGAACGGACCGCTTGAAGTGCCCTTCGTGATCCGCGAAACGAAACGCAAGTTCCAGCACACGCTGGCCGAAGTGACGATCTGGGAACGCCGCTGA
- a CDS encoding DUF1439 domain-containing protein, with amino-acid sequence MKQKIATFLLAALLGYASSALAGFLDREIAFSEAQIQNALAKSGTQARNYGGLMTVALAEAPHIVLGTPENRVGISARVNIALLGNPAVPVDVTGNAGIRYDDNAKAFFLENPVIDTVESLALPRESEASARRVVNSLITTYFRSKPVYTLRENGNAQELAARWLLRSVRIEPGKVVATLSPL; translated from the coding sequence ATGAAACAGAAAATCGCCACTTTTCTTCTTGCTGCCCTGCTCGGCTATGCCTCAAGCGCACTGGCCGGCTTTCTCGATCGGGAAATTGCCTTCTCAGAAGCGCAGATCCAGAACGCACTCGCCAAATCGGGCACCCAGGCGCGCAATTACGGCGGCCTGATGACCGTGGCCCTGGCCGAAGCGCCGCACATCGTGCTTGGCACACCGGAAAACCGCGTCGGCATCAGCGCCCGCGTCAATATCGCCCTGCTGGGCAACCCGGCGGTACCGGTCGATGTCACCGGCAACGCCGGCATCCGCTACGACGACAACGCCAAAGCCTTCTTCCTGGAAAACCCCGTCATCGACACGGTCGAATCCCTGGCCCTGCCCCGCGAGTCGGAAGCCTCCGCCCGCCGCGTGGTCAATTCACTGATCACCACCTACTTTCGCAGCAAGCCGGTCTATACCCTGCGCGAAAACGGCAACGCCCAGGAACTGGCGGCGCGCTGGCTGCTGCGCTCGGTGCGCATCGAACCGGGCAAGGTCGTCGCCACCTTGTCGCCCCTGTGA
- a CDS encoding tautomerase family protein, with protein sequence MPYVNIKITREGATPEQKAELIAGVTDLLRDVLGKNPQTTVVVIDEVDTDNWGIGGESVTRRRLRGS encoded by the coding sequence ATGCCCTACGTCAATATCAAGATTACCCGCGAAGGCGCGACGCCCGAGCAAAAGGCCGAACTGATCGCCGGCGTCACCGACTTGCTGCGCGATGTGCTGGGCAAGAACCCCCAGACCACGGTCGTCGTCATCGACGAAGTGGACACCGACAACTGGGGTATTGGCGGCGAAAGCGTGACCCGGCGCCGTCTGCGCGGCAGCTGA
- the acnB gene encoding bifunctional aconitate hydratase 2/2-methylisocitrate dehydratase gives MLEAYRAHVAERAALGIPPLPLSKQQTTELVGLLKNPPKGEEAALVELITYRVPAGVDDAAKVKAEFLAKVAKGEEACALISKEKATELLGTMLGGYNVKPLIDLLACPTCGSVAAEGLKKTLLVFDFFHDVAELAKAGNANAKAVMQSWADAEWFTSRPEVPASQKLTVFKVTGETNTDDLSPAPDAWSRPDIPLHALAMLKNPRPGIEADEPGTRGPLKQLEKLAAKGNLIAYVGDVVGTGSSRKSATNSVLWFTGEDIPFVPNKRFGGFCLGSKIAPIFFNTMEDAGALPIEIDCSAMDMGDEIELKVDQATGKVTATKNGAVIAESQLKTLVIMDEVRAGGRIPLIIGRGLTTKAREFLGLPQSTLFRLPQNPADDGKGYSLAQKMVGKACGVTGILPGTYCEPKMTTVGSQDTTGPMTRDELKDLACLGFSADLVMQSFCHTAAYPKLVDVRMHRELPSFISTRGGVALRPGDGVIHSWLNRLLLPDTVGTGGDSHTRFPIGISFPAGSGLVAFAAATGVMPLDMPESVLVRFKGKMQDGITLRDLVNAIPLYAIKAGLLTVEKKGKKNVFSGRILEIEGLPDLKVEQAFELSDAAAERSAAACAIALNKEPIVEYMRSNITLMKWMIAEGYSDARTLKRRIKSMEEWIANGELLKADANAQYAAVIEIDLAEVTEPILACPNDPDDVKILSEVAGAKIDEVFIGSCMTNIGHFRAAGKVLEGKSDIPTRLWIAPPTKMDALILTEEGYYGVLGKSGARMEMPGCSLCMGNQAQIRKGSTAISTSTRNFPNRLGIDTQVYLGSAELAAMCALAGRIVTVPEYMEQIKLVNAKAGEVYRYMNFDQIPEFVEQAATVEM, from the coding sequence GTGCTTGAAGCCTATCGCGCCCACGTAGCAGAGCGTGCAGCCCTCGGTATCCCGCCGCTGCCCCTGTCCAAGCAACAGACCACCGAACTGGTCGGCCTGCTGAAGAATCCGCCGAAGGGCGAAGAAGCCGCTCTGGTCGAGCTGATCACCTACCGCGTTCCGGCCGGTGTGGATGATGCCGCCAAGGTCAAGGCCGAGTTCCTGGCCAAGGTTGCCAAGGGCGAAGAAGCCTGTGCCCTGATTTCCAAGGAAAAAGCCACCGAACTGCTCGGCACCATGCTCGGCGGTTACAACGTCAAGCCGCTGATCGACCTGCTCGCCTGCCCGACCTGCGGCAGCGTTGCCGCCGAAGGCCTGAAGAAGACCCTGCTGGTGTTCGACTTCTTCCACGATGTCGCTGAACTGGCCAAGGCCGGCAACGCCAATGCCAAGGCTGTCATGCAGTCCTGGGCCGACGCCGAGTGGTTCACCTCGCGTCCGGAAGTCCCGGCTTCGCAGAAGCTGACCGTTTTCAAGGTCACCGGCGAAACCAACACCGACGACCTGTCGCCGGCACCGGATGCCTGGTCGCGTCCTGACATCCCGCTGCACGCCCTGGCCATGCTGAAGAACCCGCGTCCGGGTATCGAAGCCGACGAGCCGGGTACGCGCGGTCCGTTGAAGCAACTGGAAAAGCTGGCTGCCAAGGGCAACCTGATCGCCTACGTCGGTGACGTGGTCGGTACCGGTTCCTCGCGCAAGTCCGCCACCAACTCCGTGCTGTGGTTCACCGGCGAAGACATTCCTTTCGTGCCGAACAAGCGTTTCGGTGGTTTCTGCCTCGGTTCCAAGATTGCCCCGATCTTCTTCAACACCATGGAAGATGCCGGCGCCCTGCCGATCGAAATCGATTGCAGCGCCATGGACATGGGCGACGAGATCGAACTGAAGGTCGATCAGGCTACCGGCAAGGTCACCGCCACCAAGAACGGTGCCGTGATCGCCGAATCGCAACTGAAGACCCTGGTGATCATGGACGAAGTCCGCGCTGGCGGCCGTATCCCCCTGATCATCGGTCGCGGCCTGACCACCAAGGCGCGTGAATTCCTCGGCCTGCCGCAATCCACGCTGTTCCGCCTGCCGCAAAACCCGGCCGACGACGGCAAGGGCTACTCGCTGGCCCAGAAGATGGTCGGCAAGGCCTGTGGCGTGACCGGCATCCTGCCGGGCACCTACTGCGAGCCGAAGATGACTACCGTCGGTTCGCAAGACACCACCGGCCCGATGACCCGCGACGAACTGAAAGACCTGGCCTGCCTCGGCTTCTCCGCCGATCTGGTCATGCAGTCCTTCTGCCACACCGCTGCTTATCCGAAGCTGGTCGACGTGCGCATGCACCGCGAACTGCCGTCCTTCATCTCGACCCGTGGCGGCGTTGCGCTGCGTCCGGGCGACGGCGTCATCCACTCCTGGCTGAACCGCCTGCTGCTGCCGGATACCGTCGGTACCGGCGGTGACTCGCACACCCGTTTCCCGATCGGCATCTCCTTCCCGGCCGGCTCCGGTCTGGTCGCCTTTGCCGCCGCCACCGGCGTCATGCCGCTGGACATGCCGGAATCCGTGCTGGTCCGCTTCAAGGGCAAGATGCAGGATGGCATCACCCTGCGCGACCTGGTTAACGCCATTCCGCTGTACGCCATCAAGGCCGGTCTGCTGACCGTCGAGAAGAAGGGCAAGAAGAACGTCTTCTCCGGCCGCATCCTGGAAATCGAAGGCCTGCCGGACCTCAAGGTTGAACAAGCCTTCGAACTCTCTGACGCCGCCGCCGAGCGTTCCGCTGCCGCCTGTGCGATCGCCCTGAACAAGGAACCGATCGTCGAGTACATGCGTTCGAACATCACCCTGATGAAGTGGATGATCGCCGAAGGCTACTCGGATGCCCGCACCCTGAAGCGCCGCATCAAGTCGATGGAAGAGTGGATTGCCAACGGTGAACTGCTCAAGGCTGACGCCAATGCCCAGTACGCCGCGGTTATCGAAATCGACCTGGCCGAAGTTACCGAGCCGATCCTGGCCTGCCCGAACGATCCGGACGACGTCAAGATCCTCTCCGAAGTCGCCGGCGCCAAGATCGACGAAGTCTTCATCGGTTCCTGCATGACCAACATCGGCCACTTCCGTGCCGCCGGCAAGGTCCTCGAAGGCAAGTCCGACATCCCGACCCGTCTGTGGATCGCTCCGCCGACCAAGATGGATGCGCTGATCCTGACCGAAGAAGGCTACTACGGCGTCCTCGGCAAGTCCGGCGCGCGCATGGAAATGCCGGGCTGCTCGCTGTGCATGGGCAACCAGGCACAGATCCGCAAGGGCTCCACGGCGATCTCCACCTCCACCCGCAACTTCCCGAACCGCCTCGGTATCGACACCCAGGTCTATCTCGGTTCCGCCGAACTGGCCGCCATGTGCGCCCTGGCCGGTCGTATCGTGACGGTGCCGGAATACATGGAGCAGATCAAGCTGGTGAACGCCAAGGCCGGTGAAGTCTATCGCTACATGAACTTCGACCAGATTCCGGAGTTTGTGGAACAGGCGGCGACCGTCGAGATGTAA
- a CDS encoding glycosyltransferase family 2 protein codes for MLRAQLGVSDAQEDVYWGFKEIRYIKHLERLQDFLDFLSRLLPDVAIIFNTRAHEAVCDSDFWKKHDPAELRKSLQQADRIFLEYAEHHEHAFVVRYERLILGMQGLAPLFAFLGVQPDPDKLNSVLQQKHSYAQKPETLALAARLNTSSGVVTPPVETDDFPCKLDSASRPPMGQGKVLVACVVKDERARLPWYLHHYRSLGCDEFLFIDNGSLDGTVEYLREQSDVTLYHAPAEMFAASRFGTVWINELGPRHAMKRWLLLTDADELLVWPGCEQEGISGLIARAERMGLNRVFTPLIDVYPEQPCDQLAPYEPGRPFSDWCQWMDPVRHAKAYWNEQRLFLFSGPRARFKQAGKNPPIMTKQKLYFVEHGGYQNFNSHFDSYGRPSPLVAPFLHYKFLSDFGTRVDKAIAEGQHWRNAEEYRDYAEAALSSRSFMLEDSVPVSKGDDLRGYITALGNTIRSAGMCGSIHWQKWRLHGSERIQPA; via the coding sequence ATGCTTCGGGCACAATTGGGCGTCTCGGATGCGCAAGAGGATGTCTATTGGGGGTTTAAGGAAATCCGCTACATCAAGCACCTTGAGCGTCTGCAGGATTTCCTTGATTTCCTTTCGCGGCTCTTGCCCGACGTTGCCATAATCTTCAATACGCGCGCCCACGAAGCAGTCTGCGACAGCGATTTCTGGAAAAAACACGATCCTGCGGAGTTGCGCAAAAGCTTGCAGCAGGCTGATCGGATCTTTCTCGAGTACGCAGAACATCATGAGCATGCCTTTGTCGTCCGCTACGAGCGCCTGATCCTGGGGATGCAGGGTCTTGCTCCCCTGTTTGCATTTCTGGGGGTTCAGCCAGATCCCGACAAACTAAATTCAGTGCTGCAGCAGAAACACAGCTACGCGCAAAAACCGGAAACGCTCGCTCTGGCAGCCCGTCTCAACACAAGTAGCGGCGTCGTCACACCTCCGGTTGAAACAGACGACTTTCCATGCAAGCTGGATTCAGCCAGTCGGCCGCCGATGGGTCAGGGCAAAGTGCTCGTTGCCTGCGTCGTCAAGGACGAACGCGCAAGACTGCCCTGGTATTTGCATCACTACCGCAGCCTGGGCTGTGATGAATTTCTGTTCATTGACAATGGCTCGCTTGACGGCACGGTTGAGTACTTGCGAGAGCAGTCGGACGTGACGCTCTACCATGCTCCGGCAGAGATGTTTGCGGCAAGTCGTTTTGGAACGGTGTGGATCAATGAGCTAGGACCGCGACATGCGATGAAGCGCTGGCTGCTGCTGACGGATGCCGATGAATTGCTCGTCTGGCCGGGTTGCGAGCAGGAAGGCATTTCAGGTCTGATTGCCCGTGCGGAACGCATGGGCCTCAACCGGGTCTTCACCCCGTTGATTGATGTATACCCGGAGCAGCCCTGCGATCAATTGGCGCCTTATGAGCCCGGTCGTCCATTTTCCGACTGGTGCCAATGGATGGACCCGGTTCGGCATGCAAAAGCATACTGGAACGAACAACGACTCTTTCTGTTCAGCGGCCCCAGAGCACGCTTTAAGCAAGCTGGCAAAAATCCGCCGATCATGACCAAACAAAAACTGTATTTTGTCGAGCATGGCGGATACCAGAATTTCAACTCCCACTTCGACAGTTACGGACGACCCTCGCCACTGGTCGCCCCCTTCCTGCACTACAAATTCTTGTCCGACTTCGGAACCAGGGTGGATAAAGCCATTGCCGAGGGGCAGCACTGGCGAAATGCCGAGGAATACCGCGACTATGCCGAAGCGGCATTGTCCTCGCGCTCGTTCATGCTCGAAGACTCCGTGCCCGTGAGCAAAGGAGACGATCTTCGCGGCTACATAACTGCTCTTGGCAACACAATTCGTAGTGCAGGCATGTGTGGCAGCATCCATTGGCAGAAGTGGAGGCTACACGGCAGCGAACGGATTCAGCCTGCTTAA
- a CDS encoding FkbM family methyltransferase, with the protein MHELVIGQDQLLAKNEYGWVCLPRSSAHTYTSQAVLAGRVHEPTTIEYLLEHHGGEDIVHAGAGFGDFLPALGKVCSGKVWAFEPNLENYRSARKTIELNGLTNIVLQNLALGAQPGAAQLRVMDGEAAMGPRSEICDGETVLAHESQPCEIRTLDELLPEAAVAIIHLDIEGYEFEALRGAAGLIARCRPLIVLEIDGRALDYNRFMASIDYRPVEQLIYNAGAMVFVNTVYAPLTTCPETSPST; encoded by the coding sequence ATGCACGAGCTTGTTATCGGTCAAGACCAATTGCTGGCCAAGAACGAATATGGCTGGGTCTGTCTGCCGCGCTCCAGCGCGCATACCTACACCTCGCAGGCGGTGCTGGCAGGCCGGGTACACGAGCCGACGACCATCGAATACCTGCTCGAACATCACGGTGGCGAGGATATCGTGCATGCTGGCGCCGGCTTCGGCGACTTCCTGCCGGCGCTGGGCAAAGTGTGCAGCGGCAAAGTCTGGGCTTTCGAACCCAATCTCGAAAACTACCGTTCTGCCCGGAAGACCATTGAACTGAACGGGCTGACCAACATCGTGCTGCAAAATCTGGCGCTCGGAGCGCAGCCAGGTGCAGCCCAACTTCGCGTGATGGATGGCGAAGCCGCGATGGGCCCGCGCTCTGAAATCTGCGATGGCGAGACAGTTCTGGCGCACGAAAGCCAGCCCTGCGAAATCCGCACGCTGGATGAGTTGCTGCCTGAGGCAGCGGTCGCCATCATCCACCTTGATATCGAGGGCTACGAATTCGAAGCCCTGCGCGGGGCGGCCGGACTCATCGCCCGCTGCCGGCCACTGATCGTTCTCGAAATCGACGGTCGGGCGCTGGATTACAACCGCTTCATGGCATCAATTGATTACCGGCCTGTCGAACAGCTGATCTACAACGCCGGTGCGATGGTCTTCGTCAATACAGTTTATGCCCCGCTGACAACATGCCCGGAAACATCACCCTCGACCTGA
- a CDS encoding long-chain fatty acid--CoA ligase, whose amino-acid sequence MPGNITLDLIRWAEKTPDAPALLFGNESISYRQLDQTVWKLAQHLYDHGIRRQQVVALTIGNEILLAVTLLAVARLGAAGISLARSMGAQERLAAAHQAGICWLLTDHETAAMNDVATIRLASEPAAWNATRVRYGILEESPVAPWQIIRGSGTTGEPRLLPISHDQAAARFRGQALASSITPGDRLAGLSGLEFSISKHRLGWALMAGAAYAILDHANPLDDISRLGVSLLGISVMHAEQMLSKPDSTARRALEGVRGIWSAGSVVSNDLRTRIRSQLSENLWIDYGSNEAGHLTLARPPDVFDTPGTVGRSLPGSRTAGRRCRRPAPVCRPSRPCPRARRRHDRRLPR is encoded by the coding sequence ATGCCCGGAAACATCACCCTCGACCTGATCCGCTGGGCCGAAAAGACCCCGGATGCCCCCGCCCTGCTGTTCGGCAACGAGAGCATCAGCTACCGGCAACTCGACCAGACAGTCTGGAAACTGGCCCAGCATCTGTACGATCACGGTATCCGCCGGCAGCAGGTCGTCGCGCTGACGATAGGAAATGAAATCCTGCTCGCCGTCACGCTGCTCGCCGTCGCCCGGCTGGGCGCTGCGGGAATATCGCTGGCCCGCAGCATGGGTGCGCAGGAACGTCTCGCCGCTGCGCATCAGGCTGGTATCTGCTGGTTGCTGACGGACCATGAAACTGCAGCAATGAATGATGTGGCAACGATCCGCTTGGCTTCTGAGCCTGCCGCCTGGAACGCGACTCGCGTCAGGTATGGCATCCTCGAAGAATCACCCGTCGCCCCTTGGCAAATCATCCGTGGCTCTGGAACCACCGGCGAACCGAGACTGCTGCCGATCAGCCACGACCAGGCAGCCGCGCGCTTCCGTGGCCAGGCACTGGCGAGCTCGATTACTCCAGGAGACCGCCTGGCCGGGCTATCCGGCCTGGAGTTCTCGATTTCCAAGCATCGCCTGGGGTGGGCACTGATGGCGGGTGCCGCGTATGCAATCCTTGATCATGCAAACCCGCTGGATGACATTTCCCGCCTCGGTGTCTCGCTACTGGGAATTTCGGTAATGCATGCCGAGCAGATGCTGAGCAAACCGGACTCCACCGCCCGCCGCGCGCTCGAAGGCGTCCGCGGCATATGGAGCGCCGGCTCTGTGGTCAGCAACGACCTCAGGACACGGATACGCAGTCAGCTCAGCGAAAACCTGTGGATCGACTACGGCAGCAACGAAGCCGGCCACCTGACCCTGGCTCGCCCGCCCGATGTTTTCGACACGCCAGGCACCGTCGGTCGCAGTCTGCCTGGCAGTCGAACTGCAGGTCGTCGATGCCGAAGACCAGCCCCTGTCTGCCGGCCAAGTCGGCCATGTCCGCGTGCGCGGCGGCGGCATGATCGACGGCTACCTCGGTGA
- a CDS encoding AMP-binding enzyme: MIDGYLGDEAATRQSFRNGWFYPGDMGLLTADGQLVHRGRSDEMMIVNGINIYPEEIESVLRGYPGIMDVAVVPLHSRISQDLPVCAVVTSAGSQPTEAKMDRFVRERIGHRAPARIIVLDRLHRNEQGKLDRKELARILLAKITGEA; the protein is encoded by the coding sequence ATGATCGACGGCTACCTCGGTGACGAGGCGGCTACCAGGCAGTCCTTCCGGAATGGCTGGTTTTATCCAGGCGACATGGGCTTGCTGACGGCCGACGGGCAACTGGTGCACCGCGGCCGTTCCGACGAGATGATGATCGTCAACGGGATCAACATCTACCCGGAGGAAATTGAAAGTGTGTTGCGCGGCTATCCGGGAATCATGGACGTCGCAGTCGTGCCGCTGCATTCCAGAATCAGCCAGGACCTTCCGGTCTGCGCCGTGGTTACCTCTGCCGGCAGTCAGCCGACTGAAGCGAAAATGGACCGTTTCGTCAGGGAACGCATCGGGCACCGCGCGCCGGCACGGATCATCGTGCTCGACAGGCTGCACCGTAACGAACAAGGCAAGCTCGACCGAAAGGAACTGGCTCGTATCCTGCTGGCAAAAATCACAGGCGAGGCATGA
- a CDS encoding class I adenylate-forming enzyme family protein, which yields MNISHEVLRYARSTPDALAVSAPAGTLTFAQLKYLVHGTARQLFRHGVKTGAIVGLCFDDEVALLVTILATARIGATAFSIPRSVPPTMQKNMASQAGVSILVTESKSANLPDIPQIVMDVFRLPKETADSDDDISDDSPSAPCLIITGSGSTGRPKYFAIQHSQLLARIRLTSKTTLLSPSDRLATLSHLDYLTSKVWWFAALFAGGSVASIYRQQIDPISIREDFGITVLNTGVVHLEKILAAVAHAPERGKTSLRALFVAGSTVSDGLRQRVAAQLTSALWIFYGTNEMGLLTVVPPSELMHRPGTVGRPATDVEIEIVDSRGDVIERGQTGHVRVRTPWMIQHYLHDAEASKKAFRDGWFYPGDMGWLSEDEQLIYCGRSDHMMNMNGINIYPAEIELTMSQHEAVRDVAVIPLNSAVHQDVPVCAVTLHPSATVSEKELNDFAHHHLGFRMPRFIFVLPEIPRNEQGKLIRAKLKEAIEEKLRLIQNRANTTKSQKTGNLTPQK from the coding sequence ATGAATATTTCGCATGAAGTGTTAAGGTATGCAAGATCGACACCTGACGCACTGGCAGTAAGTGCGCCGGCTGGCACGTTGACTTTTGCCCAGTTGAAATATCTGGTTCATGGCACGGCACGACAGCTTTTCCGGCATGGTGTTAAGACAGGTGCTATCGTCGGGCTCTGCTTTGACGATGAAGTTGCATTACTTGTCACCATATTGGCAACCGCTCGAATTGGCGCAACGGCATTCTCGATACCGCGCAGCGTGCCGCCAACCATGCAGAAAAATATGGCAAGCCAAGCGGGTGTCAGCATCCTGGTCACGGAGAGCAAATCTGCCAACCTGCCTGATATCCCGCAAATCGTCATGGATGTTTTCAGGTTGCCGAAAGAAACAGCCGACAGCGACGACGATATCAGCGATGACTCACCGAGTGCCCCCTGCCTGATCATTACCGGCTCTGGATCAACCGGGCGCCCCAAGTACTTTGCCATCCAGCATTCGCAATTGCTTGCCCGCATCAGGTTGACCAGCAAAACCACACTCCTGTCACCGAGCGACCGACTAGCAACCCTTTCGCATCTTGATTACCTCACCTCCAAGGTTTGGTGGTTTGCCGCCCTGTTCGCAGGTGGATCCGTCGCGTCCATTTACCGGCAACAAATCGACCCCATATCGATCCGTGAAGATTTCGGCATCACCGTATTGAATACCGGTGTTGTACATCTAGAAAAAATTCTGGCAGCAGTCGCGCATGCCCCGGAGCGCGGAAAAACCAGCCTGCGCGCCCTCTTCGTCGCCGGATCAACGGTAAGTGATGGACTGCGGCAGCGAGTTGCAGCCCAGCTGACAAGCGCGTTATGGATATTTTATGGCACCAACGAGATGGGGCTCCTGACCGTGGTGCCTCCGTCAGAACTGATGCATCGTCCCGGAACCGTAGGTCGCCCGGCGACAGATGTTGAGATCGAAATTGTCGATAGCCGGGGGGACGTGATTGAAAGAGGACAAACAGGTCATGTCAGGGTCAGAACCCCGTGGATGATCCAGCACTATCTACATGACGCCGAAGCCAGCAAAAAGGCTTTCCGGGACGGCTGGTTTTACCCCGGCGACATGGGATGGCTGTCGGAGGACGAACAGCTGATTTATTGCGGACGCTCCGACCACATGATGAACATGAACGGGATCAACATCTATCCCGCCGAAATCGAGTTGACCATGTCACAACACGAAGCCGTGCGCGACGTAGCAGTCATACCGTTAAATTCTGCGGTCCACCAGGACGTGCCGGTATGCGCAGTCACGCTTCATCCATCGGCTACTGTCAGCGAAAAGGAACTTAACGATTTCGCGCATCACCACCTGGGCTTTCGCATGCCCAGATTCATATTCGTACTCCCTGAAATACCGCGCAACGAACAGGGTAAGTTGATCAGGGCCAAGCTCAAGGAAGCCATTGAGGAGAAACTTCGCCTAATACAGAACAGGGCCAACACCACGAAATCCCAAAAGACAGGAAATTTGACACCCCAAAAATAA